One window of Vitis riparia cultivar Riparia Gloire de Montpellier isolate 1030 chromosome 5, EGFV_Vit.rip_1.0, whole genome shotgun sequence genomic DNA carries:
- the LOC117914142 gene encoding pentatricopeptide repeat-containing protein At4g15720, which produces MVKPLNQNLIFRVPSTCISRQNKLSHFHTKTQLIQRLQDCNDITSISFSHTNVLKSGFLNDTFTTNHLINSYVRIRRTNDANQLFEEMREPNVISFTSLMAGFIKAGRPKSALLIFGKMLKSWVLPNAFTFATVVNACSMLADLRTGQKIHSHVETFGVQCNLVVRSSLIDMYGKCNNVDDARRVFDGMDYRNVVSWTSMITAYGQNALGECALQLFREFNDLPLSSPNHFMLASVINACASLGRLVSGKVAHAAVIRRGHESNDVVASALVDMYAKCGCIGYSDKVFRRIPDPSVIPYTSMIVGAAKYGLGKFSLDIFKEMLDRRIKPNDVTFVGVLHACSHSGLVDDGLEYLHSMHKKHGVVPDTKHYTCVVDMLGRTGKLDEAHQLAKSIQVEPDQGALLWGTLLSASRLYGRVDIAVEASKWLIESNQQVAAAYVTMSNTYAMAGKWENVHSIRYEMKHNGVYKEPGCSWVEIRDSAYVFYAGDVSLCARGSEVASLLRELERRLKERGYVGGSRGLVSIDVEEEAKEEIVGLHSERLALAFGLISIPKGATIRVMKNLRMCWDCHEAFKLISEIVERDFVVRDVNRFHHFENGSCTCRDFW; this is translated from the coding sequence ATGGTGAAACCACTGAACCAAAATCTCATCTTTAGAGTCCCCTCCACATGTATTTCCCGCCAGAATAAACTGTCCCATTTTCACACAAAGACTCAACTGATTCAACGGCTTCAAGATTGTAATGACATCACGTCCATATCCTTCAGCCACACCAACGTTCTAAAATCTGGATTCTTAAACGATACCTTCACCACCAATCATCTCATTAATTCCTATGTAAGAATCCGAAGAACCAACGATGCAAACCAGCTGTTTGAAGAAATGCGCGAACCAAATGTGATCTCGTTTACTTCGCTCATGGCCGGTTTCATCAAAGCGGGTCGGCCTAAATCAGCACTCTTGATTTTTGGCAAAATGCTCAAAAGTTGGGTTTTGCCCAATGCCTTCACATTTGCAACTGTCGTCAATGCTTGTTCAATGCTCGCCGACCTCAGAACCGGCCAAAAGATCCATTCCCATGTTGAAACGTTTGGTGTCCAATGTAACCTGGTAGTGCGTTCTTCCCTCATTGATATGTACGGGAAATGCAACAATGTAGACGATGCTCGACGGGTTTTTGACGGCATGGATTATAGGAATGTTGTTTCTTGGACTTCCATGATCACAGCGTATGGGCAGAATGCATTAGGCGAATGTGCACTGCAACTTTTCAGAGAATTCAATGATTTGCCATTGAGCTCTCCAAACCATTTCATGTTAGCCAGTGTGATTAATGCTTGTGCAAGCTTGGGTAGGCTAGTTTCTGGGAAAGTGGCTCATGCAGCAGTGATTCGCcgtgggcatgaatcaaatgatGTAGTGGCAAGTGCCCTGGTCGACATGTATGCCAAATGCGGGTGCATTGGTTATTCTGACAAGGTATTTAGAAGAATCCCGGATCCTTCTGTAATCCCATACACTTCTATGATCGTGGGAGCTGCCAAGTATGGGCTTGGAAAATTCTCCCTTGATATCTTTAAGGAGATGCTCGATAGAAGAATAAAACCCAATGATGTCACCTTTGTTGGGGTTTTACATGCTTGTAGCCATTCGGGTCTGGTTGATGATGGCCTTGAATATCTGCATTCCATGCACAAAAAGCATGGGGTGGTGCCTGATACTAAGCACTATACTTGTGTGGTTGATATGCTTGGGCGAACTGGTAAGCTTGATGAGGCTCACCAGTTAGCAAAGTCGATCCAAGTAGAACCAGACCAAGGAGCGCTCTTGTGGGGCACGCTTCTTTCAGCTAGTAGGCTGTATGGGAGGGTGGATATTGCTGTTGAGGCTAGCAAGTGGCTAATAGAATCAAATCAGCAGGTAGCAGCGGCATATGTCACCATGTCCAACACATACGCAATGGCTGGGAAGTGGGAGAATGTTCATAGCATTAGATATGAAATGAAACACAATGGTGTTTACAAGGAACCAGGTTGCAGTTGGGTGGAGATACGGGATTCGGCTTATGTGTTCTACGCTGGAGATGTATCTTTGTGTGCTAGAGGCAGTGAGGTGGCGAGCTTGTTGAGGGAGTTGGAGAGAAGACTGAAGGAAAGGGGTTATGTGGGAGGAAGCAGGGGGTTGGTGTCTATTGATGTGGAAGAGGAGGCCAAGGAGGAAATAGTGGGGCTCCACAGTGAGAGATTGGCCTTGGCTTTTGGGTTGATAAGCATACCTAAAGGAGCGACCATTAGAGTGATGAAGAACTTGAGAATGTGCTGGGACTGTCATGAGGCTTTCAAGCTGATTAGTGAGATTGTGGAGAGGGACTTTGTTGTGAGGGATGTAAACAGATTTCATCATTTTGAAAATGGTTCTTGCACTTGCAGGGATTTCTGGTGA